In the Streptomyces spororaveus genome, TCCCCGTCGCCGGCGGCATCGACGTCACCTTCCTCGAACCCCTCGGCGTCATCGGCGTGATCGCCCCGTGGAACTTCCCCATGCCGATCGCCGCCTGGGGCCTGGCCCCCGCCCTCGCCGCCGGCAACGCCGTCATCCTCAAGCCCGCCGAGACCACCCCGCTGACCGCCCTGCGCCTCGCCGAACTCGCACTCGAAGCCGGGATCCCCGAACACCTCTTCCAGGTGCTCCCCGGCCGCGGCGACACCGCCGGCGACGCGCTCGTCGAACACCCCGGCGTCGCGAAGATCGTCTTCACCGGGTCCACCCGCGTCGGCAAGCAGATCATGGCCAAGTGCGCCGACCGGGTGAAGCGCGTCACCCTCGAACTCGGCGGCAAGAGCCCCAACATCGTCTTCGCCGACGCCGACCTCGAAGCGGCGGCGGCCGCCGCCCCCATGGCCTTCCTCGACAACACCGGCCAGGACTGCTGCGCCCGCACGCGCATCCTCGTACAGCGCTCCGCCTACGACCGCTTCCTGGAGCTCGTCGCCCCCGGCATCGCGGCGGTGACCGTGGGCGACCCGCTCGACGAGAAGACGCAGATGGGCCCGCTGATCTCCCGGACCCAACTGGACCGCGTACGGTCCTTCGTCACCGACGACCTCACCGCGATCCGCGGCACCGCCCCCGAGGGCCCCGGCTTCTGGTACCCGCCCACCCTCGTCACGGACGTCGCCCCCACCGCGCCCGTGGCCGCCGAGGAGGTCTTCGGGCCGGTCGCCGTCGTCCTGCCCTTCGAGGACGAGGAGGACGCCGTACGCCTGGCCAACGCGACCGAGTACGGCCTCTCCGGCTCCCTCTGGACCCGCGACATCGGCCGCGCGCTGCGCGTCTCGCGCGCCGTCGCCGCCGGCAACCTGTCCGTCAACTCGCACAGCAGCGTCCGCTACTGGACCCCCTTCGGCGGCTACAAGCAGTCCGGACTCGGCCGCGAGCTCGGACCCGACGCCCTCACCGCTTTCACCGAGACCAAGAACGTCTTCATCAGCACGGAGGCCTGAACCACATGTCGAACGAAGAGATCATCTGCCGCCGCCTGGTCGGCCGTACCGCCGTCATCACCGGAGCCGGCAGCGGCATCGGCCTCGCCACCGCCCGCCGCCTGGCCTCCGAGGGCGCCAACATCGTGTGCGGCGACATCGACGAGACCGCGGGCAAGGCCGCGGCCGAAGAGGTCGGCGGCACCTTCGTCAAGGTCGACGTCACCAGCCCCGAGGAGGTCGAGGCCCTCTTCAAGACCGCCTTCGACACCTACGGCTCCGTCGACATCGCCTTCAACAACGCGGGCATCTCGCCCCCCGACGACGACTCCATCCTCACCACCGGCCTGGAGGCCTGGAAGCGCGTCCAGGACGTCAACCTCACCTCCGTCTACCTGTGCTGCAAGGCCGCCCTGCCCTACATGCAGCGCCAGGGCCGCGGCTCCATCATCAACACCGCCTCCTTCGTCGCCATCATGGGCGCCGCCACCTCCCAGATCTCCTACACCGCCTCCAAGGGCGGGGTCCTGGCCATGTCCCGCGAGCTCGGCGTGCAGTTCGCCCGCGAGGGCATCCGCGTCAACGCCCTGTGCCCCGGGCCCGTGAACACCCCGCTGCTGCAGGAGCTGTTCGCCAAGGACCCCGAGCGCGCCGCCCGCCGCCTCGTCCACATCCCGCTGGGCCGCTTCGCCGAGCCCACCGAGATCGCCGCCGCCGTCGCCTTCCTAGCCAGCGACGACTCCTCCTTCATCAACGCCACCGACTTCCTCGTCGACGGCGGGATCTCCGGCGCGTACGTGACCCCCCTGTAGGCCGCACCGCCCCCGCACTCCGGCCGGCCGGGCCCGCGAGGTGCCCGGCCGGTCCCTCCGGGCTGTCCCGATCCCCCGAAGGAGCAGCATGCACACAACCGTGCGGAGAACATGGGCGGCCCCCCTCGCCCTCGTGGCGGTCACCGGATCCGCCTTCCTGACGGCCCCGCCGGCCCAGGCGGCGCACACCCCCTGTCCCCGGGTCACCATCGGCTCCGGCTGGTACGGGGACAACCGGGCCCGCCTCCAGGAGCTCATCGACCACTACGGCAGCTGCCGCCCGCACCGGCCCGGCCGCGCCAAGCCCGTCGCCGTCTTCGACTGGGACAACACCGTCGTCAAGAACGACGTCGGCGACGCCACCATGTTCTGGCTCCTGCGCAACGGCCGGATCCGCCAGCCCGCCGCCGGGGACTGGTCCACCACCAGCCGCCACCTCACCCCCGCCGCCACGAAGGCCCTGGCCGACGCCTGCGCGGACCTCGCCCGCCCCGGCGCGCCCCTGCCCACCGGAACCCCCGCGGGTGCGGCCTGCGCCGACGAGATCAACGCCGTCTACGGCACCGCCGCGACCCGCACCGGAGCCCCCGCCTTCGCCGGCTGGGACCGCCGCACGACCGAACCCTCGTACGCCTGGCTCCCCCAGCTGATGCAGGGCTGGACCGCCCGCGAGATCCGCGGCTTCGCCGCCGCGGCCCGCACCGAGAACCTCGCCGCGCCCGTCGGCGCCACGCAGCGGGTCGGCACCACGACCACCGCCACCGGCTGGGTCCGCTACTACGACCAGCAGACAGACCTGATCAAGGGCCTCCGGAAGGCCGGCTTCGACGTGTGGATCAGCTCCGCCTCCCCGCAGCCCGTGGTCGAGGTCTGGGCCCGGAGCGCCGGCATCGGGGCCGACCACGTCATAGGCATCCGCAACACCACCACGAACGGCGGCAGGTTCACCGCCCACCTCCAGGGCTGCGGAACCACCGAGGACGGCGCCGACACGATGATCACCTACATCGACGGCAAGCGCTGCTGGATCAACAAAGAGGTCTTCGGCGTACGCGGCGCGGCCGCCGAGCAGGTACAGCCCGCCGCCCGCCGCCAGGTGTTCGCGGCAGGCGACTCCGACACCGACATCTCCTTCCTGCGCGACGCCACCGCCCTACGGCTCGTCGTGAACCGCAACAAGAACGAACTGATGTGCCGGGCGTACGACAACGGCGACGGCCGCTGGATCGTCAACCCCATGTTCATCGAGCCCAAGAAGCGCAGGACCGACCCCTACCCGTGCGCGACGACCGGCTACGTCGACCACGACGGCACCAAGGCACCGGTCCTGCGGGCCGACGGGAGCGTCGTCCCCGACCAGGCCGACTCCGTGTACTAGGGGGTATCGGCCCTAGAGAAAGGTGCGACCCTCGCCGCGGTAGGTCGGGACGCTGTCGGTGACCCGATCGCCCTCGATCAGGTGCAGGGTGTCGAACCGCTCGCACAGTTCGCCCGCCTTCGCGTGCCGGAACCAGACCCGGTCGCCGATCAGCAGATCGTCGGCCGGGCTCCCCAGCAGCGGGGTCTGCACCTCGCCCGCGCCCTCCTGGGGGTCGTAGCGGAGCCCCTGGGGCAGGTACGGAACCGGCAGCCGGTCCGCCCCGGCCGCGCCGGAGGCCGGATAGCCGCCCCCGAGCACCGTCACCACCCCCACCCCGGGCCTGCGCACCACGGGCTGGGCGAACAGGGCCGCCGGACGCCCGCTGAACGACGTGTAGTTGTCGAACAGCCGGGGCACGTACAGGCCGGACCCCGCCGCGATCTCGGTCACCGCGTCCTCGGCGGCCGTCTGCTGCACACTGCCGGTCCCGCCGCCGTTGACGAACTCCAGATCCGGTACGACGGCCCGCACGGCCCGCACCACCTCGGCGCGGCGCGCGGCCAGCTCCTTGCGGGCGGCGCCCTGCATCAGCCGGATCGTCCGCGACCGCAGCGGGCGACCCGCCAGCGAGTCCCCGACCCCGGCGACGTGCCCCTCGTACGCCATCAGCCCCACGACGCGGAACCCGGGCCGGGCGGCCACCGCCCGGGCCAGCCCGGCCAGTTGCTCGGGCTCGCGCAGCGGGGACCGGCGGGCCCCGATCCGTACCCGGCCGCCGAACAGCCGCAGGGCCGTGTCCAGCTCCAGGCAGACCCGGATCTCCTCGGCGCCGCCGTCCCGGGCGGCGTCGATCAGGTCCAGCTGCGCGGGATCGTCCACCAGCACCGTGACCGCGCCGGCCAGCTTGGCGTCGTTCGCCAGCTCGCCGAAGCCGGCCCGGTCGGCGGACGGATAGGCGAGGAGGACGTCCTCGAACCCGGAGCGGGCCAGCCAGAGCGACTCGGCGAGAGTGAACGACATGATCCCGGCGAACCCGGGGCGGGCGAGGACCCGTTCGAGCAGCGCCCGGCACCGAACCGACTTGCTCGCGACCCGGACCGGCTTGCCGGCGGCGCGGCGGACCAGATCGTCGGCGTTGGCGTCGAAGGCGTCGAGATCCACGACGGCCAGCGGCGCGTCCAGGTGCGCGGTCGCCCGGTCGTACCGGGCGCGGTCGGCGGCGGGGGAGTTCATGGGCGGCAGCTTGCCAGAGGTCTCTACCGGTGGGTAGAGGTCGCCCACCCGCCCCTTCCCTCAGGGGGCTGGGGGTGGTGCGGCCGGCTGTGCCGGTGCGGCTCAAGGATCGGGGCTCCGCCCCGGACCCCGCGCCTCACACGCCGGCGGGGCCGGACCGGCTCCGGCGAGGCCGGATCGGCCCCCGGCGGGGCTGGGGAGTCGTGCGGGCACCCGTGGGTGCCGGGCGGCGGCGACGCCGTAGAGTACGGGCAGGCAGCCGTACGGAACGGGGGGCGGAGCCGCCGGATGACCACGACGACACCGCGGACCGAGATCCTGGGTGAGCCCGAACAGACCCCCCGGCCCCCGCACGCGCAAGCGCCCCCGCGCCACCCCGCCCGACTCGTCGCCGCCACGCTCTGCGTCCTCCTCGGCAGCGGCCTCGTCGGCGGGGCCGCCCTCACCACCTGGGCCGAACACCGCGCCGCGAGCCGCCCCCTGCCCGCCGACGCCGCCTACCGCAAGGCCGGATCGCTGTGGCGCGCCGCCCCCGTCGACAGCCTGTTCCCGCCCGTCCTGACCGGCCCCTCCGCCGGCCCCGGCGGCTCCGACCGTACGTGGACCCGGACCGCGCTCGCCCCCGACGCCGACTGCCCGGCGGCCCTCGCCGCCGACTGGCAGGCCCTGCTGGCCGCCACCGGCTGCACCCGCGTGCTGCGCGCCACCTACACCGACGCCACCCGCAGTTCCCTGATCACCGTCGGCATGGTCTTCACCCCCGCGGACGCCCCCGCCATGACCGCCCTCAAGGGCCGGATCCCCGCCCCGCCCGCGTACGGGTTCACCGACGCCCAGCGCGCCGCCTGGGCCACCTCCGTACCCGCCGAGGCACCCGTCATCGTCTACGCCGTCTCCGCCTTCGCCGACGGCCGGCCCCTGGACGCACCCCGCCCCGCCGAGGACCTGATGAAGAAGGACGCCACGGGAGCCGCCGCCCAGGCCGGCCTCGGCCACGAGGCCCGGGCGCTCGCCGACCGCGTCGGCCGGGGCCTGACCGGCCTCGCCGCACCACCCGCCACACCCACAGCACACGCCGCACCCACCCCGGAGCCCGCCCGATGATCCGCCGGGCCTCCGGGCAGGCGGCCACCGCCCTGCTCGCCGCCACCCTCCTCGTGTCCGCCACCGCGTCCCCCGCCGCCGCCGACAACATCCGCGACCGCCAGTGGGGCCTGCTCGCCCTGCGCGCCGAGGAGGCCTGGGGGACCACCCGGGGCGACGGCGTGACCGTCGCCGTCCTCGACACCGGCGTCGACGAATCCCATCCCGACCTCTCCGGCCAGGTCCTCGCCGGTACCGACCTCATCGGCATGGGCGCCGGTCCCGGCGACCGCGCCTGGGCCCGCCACGGGACCGCCATGGCGAGCATCATCGCCGGACACGGCCACGGCCCCAGCCGTGGCCAGGGTGTCCTCGGTGTCGCGCCGCAGGCCCGGATCCTGCCCGTCCGGGTGATCCTCGAAGAGGGCGACCCGGGCCGCGCCAAGGCCCGCGACAGCAAGGGCGGGGCCCTCGCCGACGGCATCCGCTGGGCCGCGGACCACGGGGCCGACGTGATCAACCTGTCCCTCGGCGACGACAGCGACTCCGCCCACCACGAGGCGGGCGAGGACGAGGCCGTCCAGTACGCCCTCGCCAAGGGGGTGGTCGTCGTGGCCTCCGCGGGCAACGGCGGTGAGGCGGGCGACCGCGTCTCCTACCCGGCCGCCTACCCGGGGGTCATCGCCGTCACCGCCGTCGACCGCCGCGGCAGGAAGGCCAAGTTCTCCACCCGCAACTGGTACGCCACCGTCAGCGCACCCGGCGTCGACGTCGTCATCGCCGACCCCGACCGCTCGTACTACGAGGGCTGGGGCACCAGCGCCGCGGCGGCCTTCGTCTCCGGCGCCGTGGCCCTCGTCCTGGCCGCCCACCCGGACCTGACCCCGGCCCAGGTGAAGAAGCTGCTGGAGACGACCGCCTCCGACTCCCCGGCCGGCGGCCGTGACGACGCCCGGGGCCACGGGCTGGTCGATCCCGTCGCCGCCCTCCAGGCCGCCGACGACATCCGCCCGGAGGGTTCCGCGCCCGCGCCCGCCGCGGCCGGGAGCACGTACTTCGGCCCCGGCCCCGAACCGGTCCGCCCGCCCGAGCGGGGCGCCCGGCTGGGGGCGCCGGCGGCGGCGGTCGCCGGGGCGGTGCTGCTCGTCCTGGCCGCCGTACTGGCACGGCGCCCGCGGCGGGGCGGCCGGGGCCGCGGCGAGGACCCGTACCCGGCACAGTAGGGTCGGGTAACTGTGGCGAACATGGCGAACAAGAACATTCCCGACCCGGGCTTCTCCGACGACGACGGCTCCGCGGATCCCCGGCTGACCGCGGCCCTGGCCGCCTGGTCCGAGGACCGGGCGAAGGAGCCGGAGGTGCTGGCCGCGCTCAAGGGCGCCCGCCTGCTGGTCCCGGTGGTCGCCGTCCTCGGCGAGGTGGAGACCGACCCGGAGACGGGCCTCAAGCGCGAGAAGACCAGCGACATGGCCGTCCCGACCCTGCGGGCGGGCGACCGGCGGGCCCTGCCCGCCTTCACCTCGATCGCCTCGCTCGCGCTCTGGGACCCCGCGGCCCGGCCGGTGGCCGTCCCGCTGCACCAGGCACTGGCGGCCGCCGCGCACGAGAAGGCCGACACCGTGGTCCTGGACCTGGCCGGCCCCGTCACCTACCAGCTGACCGGCTCCGCGCTGCTCGCGCTCGCCGAGGGCCGCACCGACGCGGGTCCGCTGGCCGACCCCGCCGTACGGGAGGCCGTACGGGCCGCCGTGTCCGCCGAGCCGGCCGTCCTGCGCGCCCACCTCGGGCGGGGCGGCGCCGACTCCGACGGCACCCTGGCGATCGTGCTGGCCGAGGGCGCGCAGGCGTCGGCCGCGGCCCGGCGCGTGGCCGAGGCACTGGCGGCGGACACCACGCTGCGGGCCCGGCTGGTCCGCGGCCTGGACCTGGCGCTGCTGCCGTCGGACGCCCCGGCGCCGCCCGGCGAGCCGCTGTTCAGCCGCTGACCGAGAGGAGCGCCCGCGGGGGACCGGACGGCCCTGCGTGCGGCCCCCGGACATGACGACGGCCGGTGCGCTCCGCGGGGAGCGCACCGGCCGCTGTCACGGGACGGTCGGGTCGGGTCGGCTCAGCCGAAGACGGGCCCCGTGAACTTCTCGCCCGGACCCTGGCCCGGCTCGTCCGGCACGATCGAGGCCTCGCGGAAGGCCAGCTGGAGCGACTTCAGACCGTCGCGCAGCGGGGCCGCGTGGAAGGAGCTGATCTCGGTGGCGCTCGCGGTGACCAGGCCGGCCAGGGCCGTGATCAGCTTGCGGGCCTCGTCGAGGTCCTTGTGCTCGGAGTCCGGCTTGTCCAGGCCCAGGTTGACCGCCGCGGCGCTCAGCAGGTGCACGGCCACCGTGGTGATCACCTCGACGGCGGGCACGTCCGCGATGTCGCGGGTCATGGTGTCGTAGTCGGGGGCGCCGTCGGCAGTGGGTTCGGTGGGGGGTGTCGCGTCAGTCATGCGCCCCACGATATGCCGTGCGGCGGGCTTGCGGCGCGGGTGCTAGTATGTACTTCGACCGGCCGGACACTTCTGTGCCCGGCCCACAAGTGGAGGCTCCGTTCTCCCACCTGACTGCCCTCCGGGGCGGCGGGTCACCCGGTCAGGCGGCATCCATCGTTCCGTACGGACGATGGAAAGCTGCCCGAGTTTACGCCCCGCGGTATGCACGCGGCGGTGTTCCGGTTGTTTTGGAGCCCCTGCCTGTGCCCGGCGGGGCTTTTTGCATTCTCCCGCTGCGGTCGGTCTGACGGAAATACACGTCAGCGGCTGTCTGCCAGGCAGCCGTGTGGTGCTACCGAGGAGGATCCATCAGCACCGAGCCCCGCATCAACGACCGGATTCGCGTTCCCGAGGTACGGCTTGTCGGTCCCAGCGGCGAGCAGGTCGGCATCGTGCCGCTTGCCAAGGCGCTTGAGCTCGCGCAGGAGTACGACCTCGACCTGGTCGAGGTCGCGGCGTCCGCACGCCCGCCGGTCTGCAAGCTCATGGACTACGGCAAGTTCAAGTACGAGTCGGCCATGAAGGCCCGTGAGGCGCGCAAGAACCAGGCGCACACGGTCATCAAGGAAATGAAGCTCCGGCCGAAGATCGACCCGCACGACTATGACACCAAGAAGGGTCACGTCGTTCGGTTCCTCAAGCAGGGCGACAAGGTCAAGATCACGATCATGTTCCGTGGTCGCGAGCAGTCCCGGCCGGAACTCGGCTACCGACTGCTGCAGCGTCTCGCTTCGGACGTCGAGGACCTCGGGTTCATCGAGTCGAACCCGAAGCAGGACGGCCGAAACATGATCATGGTCCTCGGTCCGCACAAGAAGAAGACCGAGGCGATGGCCGAAGCCCGCGAGGCGCAGGCCGCCCGCAAGGCGGAGCGCCAGGGTGTCGCCCACACCGATGACGAGGCTCCTTCCGAGGACGCCGCCGTCGAGGTCGATGACACCACCGAGGTCGCCTCTGTCGAGGCCACCGAGGCCGCTGCCGAAGAGGCGCCGGCCGACGAGGCGAACGCCGAGGCCTGATTCCGAGGCAGCCCGTCTCGGATCACCGAAACAAGCATGACGCTCCCGTCAGTCCGGTCCCGCATCGGACCGGTGGGAGCGCCACCGACGAGGAGATAACGGCGCCATGCCGAAGAACAAGACGCACAGCGGTACCAAGAAGCGCTTCAAGGTCACCGGCTCCGGCAAGGTGCTCCGTGAGCGCGCCGGCAAGCGCCACCTGCTCGAGCACAAGTCGTCCCGTGTCACCCGCCGCCTCACCGGTAACGCGGAGATGGCTCCCGGCGACGCCGCGAAGATCAAGAAGCTTCTCGGCATCTGACGTTCTCCGCTCCCGCCAGGGAGCGGACGTCGGACCGGGACCCCATCGAATTCGGGCCGTGTGAAGACACCCACGGCCCCGCTACAAGGAGTTAACAAGTGGCACGCGTCAAGCGGGCAGTAAACGCCCACAAGAAGCGCCGGGCGATCCTCGAGGCGGCCTCCGGCTACCGCGGTCAGCGTTCGCGCCTGTACCGCAAGGCCAAGGAGCAGGTCACCCACTCGCTGGTCTACAACTTCAACGACCGCAAGAAGCGCAAGGGCGACTTCCGTCAGCTGTGGATCCAGCGCATCAACGCCGCTGCCCGCCAGAACGGCATGACGTACAACCGCCTCATCCAGGGTCTGAAGGCCGCCAACATCGAGGTGGACCGCAAGATCCTCGCGGAGCTGGCCGTCAACGACGCCAACGCGTTCGCCGCGCTCGTCGAGGTCGCGCAGAAGGCGCTTCCGGCCGATGTGAACGCCCCCAAGGCCGCTGCCTAAGGGCTAGCCGGCCCAGCTCACCCAGGGCCGGCCCCCACGGACCCGCAGGCATTCGCCTGCGGGTCCGTGTGCTTTCCCGCCCGCACCGCCCGTACCGCCCGCACCACCCCGCTCCGCCCTGCCCCGTCCCGCCCGGAACCCCGAGAGAGAACCGCACACACCATGGGTCACCCCGACGAGCTGATCTCCCCCCGATCCCCGCGGGTGGCCGCCGCCAGGCGACTGGCGCGGCGCAACTTCCGCACCAAGGAGCGCCGCTTCATCGCCGAGGGGCCGCAGGCCGTCCGCGAGGCCGTCGAGCACCGCGGTCCCACGGGCGCGTCGACCCTGATCGAGCTGTTCGCCACCGTCGAGGCCGCCGAGCGCTACTCCGGGATCATCGAGGCCGCCCTGGACGCGGGCGCCCGTGTGCACTACGCCTCCGACGAGGTGCTCGCCGAGGTCTCCCAGACGGTCACCCCGCAGGGCCTGGTCGGCGTCTGCCACTTCCTGGACTCCCCGTTCGAGGAGATCCTGAGGGCCCGGCCGAAGCTCGTCGCCGTCCTCGCGCACGTCCGCGACCCCGGCAACGCCGGTACGGTGCTGCGCTGCGCCGACGCCGCCGGCGCCGACGCGGTGGTGCTGACCGACGCCTCGGTGGACCTCTACAACCCCAAGTCGGTACGGGCCTCCGTCGGCTCCCTCTTCCACCTCCCGGTCGCCGTCGGCGTTCCGGTCGAGCAGGCCGTCGAGGGGCTCCGGGCGGCGGGCGTACGGATCCTGGCGGCCGACGGCGCGGGCGAGGACGACCTCGACGCCGAGCTGGACGCGGGCACCATGGGCGGGCCCTCCGCCTGGGTCTTCGGCAATGAGGCCTGGGGCCTGCCGGAGGAGACCAGGGCCCTGGCGGACGCCGTCGTACGGGTCCCGATCCACGGAAAGGCCGAGAGCCTGAACCTCGCGACGGCCGCCGCCGTGTGCCTCTACGCGTCCGCGCGTGCACAGCGGGCGCCCGGAGGGTGCCGCTCTGTGACCCCCAGCTAGTAATGTGGCGGCCCGGGGGGCCCACTGCGCTACTCGGAGATGTGGGGTACGGGGACATGACCGTCGGTACGAACAGCTTGCCGGGAACCGACACGACGGCCGGTCCGTCGGCGCCGGGCTCCCCCTGCGCCCGCACGGGCGGGCCCGCGGATGACGCCGTGCCCCCCGCCCGGGCCTCCGAAGCGCTGCGCGGCGTACCGCCGCAGGGCGCGCCCCGCGGGGCGGTCCTGGGCGGCGGTGCCCCCGGTGAGGGGTTCAGCTTCGGGATCGACCCCGACTGCCTGCCCGACGGGCTCGTCGTCGCCGACGCCACCGGGCACGTGATCTGCTTCAACCGGGCCGCGGCCCGGATGACCGCGACCGACCCCGCCCAGGCGCTCGGCACGCGCATCGAGCGGGCGCTCCCGCTGGAGGACCTCGAAGGGCGCCGCTGGTGGGCGCTGACCGACCCGTACGGGGGCCTCGCCACCCGCCGCGGACAGCCCGAGCGGAACCTGCTGCTCCCCGGCGGCCGCGAGGTGCTGGTCTCCGCCAGCTACATCCGTACGCACCCCACCGGCCCGCTGCGCCGCCTCGTGGTCACCCTCCGCGGTACCGAGGCCCGCCGGCGCACCGAGCGCAGCCACGCCGAGCTCATCGCCACCGTCGCCCACGAGCTCCGCTCCCCCCTGACCTCGGTCAAGGGGTTCACGGCCACCCTGCTCGCCAAGTGGGAACGGTTCACCGACGACCAGAAGCGGCTGATGCTGGAGACGGTCGACGCCGACGCCAACCGCGTCACCCGCCTCATCGCCGAACTCCTCGACATCTCGCGCATCGACTCCGGCCGTCTGGAGGTCCGCCGCCAGCCGGTGGACATCGCCACCGCCGTCGGCCGCCACGTGCAGGCGCTCACCGCCAACGGGCAGGACCCCGAGCGGTTCCTCCTGAGCGTCAGCCGCCCGCTCCCCGATCTGTGGGCCGATCCGGACAAGATCGACCAGATCCTCGGCAACCTCCTGGAAAATGCGGTGCGCCACGGAGAGGGAACGGTCACCATCGGGGTGTCGCCGCATGAGAAGGGAACCGCCGTCACCGTGACCGACGAAGGCCCCGGGATCCCCGAGGAGTCGATGGGCCGCGTCTTCACCCGCTTCTGGCGGGGGAGCAAGCGCGGCGGCACCGGCCTGGGCCTGTACATCGTCAAGGGCATCGTGGAGGCCCACGGCGGGACCATCACGGTCGGCCGCGGCCCCGGCGGCGGCGCCGAGTTCCGATTTATCCTGCCCGTGAGCGCCCCCGCGTACCTCACGCAGTAGTCCTGCGGAGCGTCCCGGCAGGCGGCCCACGGGCTCCTTCACCCCCAGCGGCCTTTAGACTCGTCCTTTGGCACCCTTGTGTCTCTGTGTCGATCGTTCTGATCGTGCCGTACGGGGACCCACCAGCCAGCCATCGGAAGTACGGGAAGAGATGTCGGCACCGAACAAGTCGTACGACCCTGTCGAGGTCGAGGCACTGAAACCGGAAGAGATCGAGCGCATGCGGGACGAGGCGCTCGCCGCCTTCGCGTCCGCCGGCGACCTCGACGCGCTGCGTGAGGCGAAGACCGCGCACATGGGCGACCGCTCGCCCCTGGCGCTCGCCAACCGCGAGATCGGCGCGCTGCCCCCGCAGGCCAAGGCCGAGGCGGGCAAGCGCGTGGGACAGGCCCGCGGCGCCGTG is a window encoding:
- a CDS encoding aldehyde dehydrogenase family protein, encoding MSDVLEVLNPATEETVAIVPAATRDDVDAAVARAATAQRAWAAAAPADRARLLRRFAAVVDGHIEELARLEVREAGHTIGNARWEAGNVRDLLDFAAGGVERLSGRQIPVAGGIDVTFLEPLGVIGVIAPWNFPMPIAAWGLAPALAAGNAVILKPAETTPLTALRLAELALEAGIPEHLFQVLPGRGDTAGDALVEHPGVAKIVFTGSTRVGKQIMAKCADRVKRVTLELGGKSPNIVFADADLEAAAAAAPMAFLDNTGQDCCARTRILVQRSAYDRFLELVAPGIAAVTVGDPLDEKTQMGPLISRTQLDRVRSFVTDDLTAIRGTAPEGPGFWYPPTLVTDVAPTAPVAAEEVFGPVAVVLPFEDEEDAVRLANATEYGLSGSLWTRDIGRALRVSRAVAAGNLSVNSHSSVRYWTPFGGYKQSGLGRELGPDALTAFTETKNVFISTEA
- a CDS encoding 3-oxoacyl-ACP reductase produces the protein MSNEEIICRRLVGRTAVITGAGSGIGLATARRLASEGANIVCGDIDETAGKAAAEEVGGTFVKVDVTSPEEVEALFKTAFDTYGSVDIAFNNAGISPPDDDSILTTGLEAWKRVQDVNLTSVYLCCKAALPYMQRQGRGSIINTASFVAIMGAATSQISYTASKGGVLAMSRELGVQFAREGIRVNALCPGPVNTPLLQELFAKDPERAARRLVHIPLGRFAEPTEIAAAVAFLASDDSSFINATDFLVDGGISGAYVTPL
- a CDS encoding haloacid dehalogenase-like hydrolase, which translates into the protein MHTTVRRTWAAPLALVAVTGSAFLTAPPAQAAHTPCPRVTIGSGWYGDNRARLQELIDHYGSCRPHRPGRAKPVAVFDWDNTVVKNDVGDATMFWLLRNGRIRQPAAGDWSTTSRHLTPAATKALADACADLARPGAPLPTGTPAGAACADEINAVYGTAATRTGAPAFAGWDRRTTEPSYAWLPQLMQGWTAREIRGFAAAARTENLAAPVGATQRVGTTTTATGWVRYYDQQTDLIKGLRKAGFDVWISSASPQPVVEVWARSAGIGADHVIGIRNTTTNGGRFTAHLQGCGTTEDGADTMITYIDGKRCWINKEVFGVRGAAAEQVQPAARRQVFAAGDSDTDISFLRDATALRLVVNRNKNELMCRAYDNGDGRWIVNPMFIEPKKRRTDPYPCATTGYVDHDGTKAPVLRADGSVVPDQADSVY
- a CDS encoding amino acid deaminase/aldolase, with the translated sequence MNSPAADRARYDRATAHLDAPLAVVDLDAFDANADDLVRRAAGKPVRVASKSVRCRALLERVLARPGFAGIMSFTLAESLWLARSGFEDVLLAYPSADRAGFGELANDAKLAGAVTVLVDDPAQLDLIDAARDGGAEEIRVCLELDTALRLFGGRVRIGARRSPLREPEQLAGLARAVAARPGFRVVGLMAYEGHVAGVGDSLAGRPLRSRTIRLMQGAARKELAARRAEVVRAVRAVVPDLEFVNGGGTGSVQQTAAEDAVTEIAAGSGLYVPRLFDNYTSFSGRPAALFAQPVVRRPGVGVVTVLGGGYPASGAAGADRLPVPYLPQGLRYDPQEGAGEVQTPLLGSPADDLLIGDRVWFRHAKAGELCERFDTLHLIEGDRVTDSVPTYRGEGRTFL
- the mycP gene encoding type VII secretion-associated serine protease mycosin; this translates as MIRRASGQAATALLAATLLVSATASPAAADNIRDRQWGLLALRAEEAWGTTRGDGVTVAVLDTGVDESHPDLSGQVLAGTDLIGMGAGPGDRAWARHGTAMASIIAGHGHGPSRGQGVLGVAPQARILPVRVILEEGDPGRAKARDSKGGALADGIRWAADHGADVINLSLGDDSDSAHHEAGEDEAVQYALAKGVVVVASAGNGGEAGDRVSYPAAYPGVIAVTAVDRRGRKAKFSTRNWYATVSAPGVDVVIADPDRSYYEGWGTSAAAAFVSGAVALVLAAHPDLTPAQVKKLLETTASDSPAGGRDDARGHGLVDPVAALQAADDIRPEGSAPAPAAAGSTYFGPGPEPVRPPERGARLGAPAAAVAGAVLLVLAAVLARRPRRGGRGRGEDPYPAQ
- a CDS encoding SseB family protein — its product is MANKNIPDPGFSDDDGSADPRLTAALAAWSEDRAKEPEVLAALKGARLLVPVVAVLGEVETDPETGLKREKTSDMAVPTLRAGDRRALPAFTSIASLALWDPAARPVAVPLHQALAAAAHEKADTVVLDLAGPVTYQLTGSALLALAEGRTDAGPLADPAVREAVRAAVSAEPAVLRAHLGRGGADSDGTLAIVLAEGAQASAAARRVAEALAADTTLRARLVRGLDLALLPSDAPAPPGEPLFSR
- a CDS encoding DUF1844 domain-containing protein, translating into MTDATPPTEPTADGAPDYDTMTRDIADVPAVEVITTVAVHLLSAAAVNLGLDKPDSEHKDLDEARKLITALAGLVTASATEISSFHAAPLRDGLKSLQLAFREASIVPDEPGQGPGEKFTGPVFG
- the infC gene encoding translation initiation factor IF-3 codes for the protein MWCYRGGSISTEPRINDRIRVPEVRLVGPSGEQVGIVPLAKALELAQEYDLDLVEVAASARPPVCKLMDYGKFKYESAMKAREARKNQAHTVIKEMKLRPKIDPHDYDTKKGHVVRFLKQGDKVKITIMFRGREQSRPELGYRLLQRLASDVEDLGFIESNPKQDGRNMIMVLGPHKKKTEAMAEAREAQAARKAERQGVAHTDDEAPSEDAAVEVDDTTEVASVEATEAAAEEAPADEANAEA
- the rpmI gene encoding 50S ribosomal protein L35, producing the protein MPKNKTHSGTKKRFKVTGSGKVLRERAGKRHLLEHKSSRVTRRLTGNAEMAPGDAAKIKKLLGI
- the rplT gene encoding 50S ribosomal protein L20, with protein sequence MARVKRAVNAHKKRRAILEAASGYRGQRSRLYRKAKEQVTHSLVYNFNDRKKRKGDFRQLWIQRINAAARQNGMTYNRLIQGLKAANIEVDRKILAELAVNDANAFAALVEVAQKALPADVNAPKAAA